One Pseudorhodoplanes sinuspersici DNA segment encodes these proteins:
- a CDS encoding branched-chain amino acid ABC transporter permease, which yields MDPAIFLIQVLNGVQYGLLLFLVASGLTLIFGIMGIINLAHGSFYMIGAYLAYALTSLSGSLLLAVLAAVPLTLILGFLLERLFFSYLYNRDHLYQVLLTYGLILIFEELRSILAGNDVHSVTVPSQLSASIPLTDTLSYPVYRLFLSAVCLAIAAGMYLLIQRTRLGMIIRAGAYNPEMVRSLGIDIRLLYSGVFALGVGLAAFAGMIAAPVSSISPGMGDSVLITSFVVVVIGGIGSVKGTMAAALLVGLADTFGQVLLPQAAGMIVYLLMALVLLWRREGLFGKTV from the coding sequence ATGGATCCCGCAATATTTCTCATCCAAGTGCTGAACGGGGTTCAGTATGGTCTGCTGCTGTTTCTTGTCGCCAGCGGCCTGACGCTAATCTTCGGCATCATGGGCATCATCAATCTTGCCCATGGCAGTTTCTACATGATCGGCGCCTATCTCGCATACGCGCTGACCTCGCTGAGCGGCAGCCTGCTTCTCGCGGTTCTCGCGGCTGTGCCCTTAACGCTCATACTGGGTTTTCTGCTGGAGCGGCTGTTCTTTTCTTATCTTTACAACCGCGACCACCTTTACCAAGTTCTGCTCACCTACGGCCTGATCCTGATATTCGAGGAGCTGCGCAGCATACTTGCCGGCAATGACGTTCACAGTGTGACCGTCCCTTCGCAGCTCAGCGCTTCGATTCCGCTCACGGACACATTGAGCTATCCGGTCTACCGTCTCTTCCTTTCGGCCGTGTGCCTCGCCATCGCAGCCGGCATGTATCTGCTGATACAGCGCACACGCCTCGGCATGATCATTCGCGCCGGCGCCTATAATCCCGAGATGGTTCGAAGCCTCGGCATCGATATAAGACTGCTCTACAGCGGCGTCTTCGCCCTTGGCGTCGGCCTCGCAGCTTTCGCCGGTATGATCGCAGCTCCGGTGTCCTCCATATCGCCCGGCATGGGTGATTCCGTTCTGATCACTTCCTTCGTCGTCGTCGTGATCGGCGGCATCGGCTCTGTGAAAGGCACAATGGCCGCCGCGCTGCTGGTCGGTCTAGCCGACACATTCGGTCAGGTGCTGCTTCCACAGGCCGCCGGGATGATCGTCTATCTACTCATGGCCCTGGTCTTACTGTGGCGCCGCGAGGGACTCTTCGGAAAAACGGTCTGA
- a CDS encoding ABC transporter substrate-binding protein, translating into MTLTNRNMCTGISRRTALKGVAGVAVAAGFAPVRSATGQIAPVKVGFLLPYSGTYAALGNNITEAFKLYVEERGGKLGGRPVEYVAVDDESDPGKAADNTNKLVTRDKVDVIVGTVHSGVQLGVSKVARDTNSLLIIPNAGVNAATGSLCASGIFRSSFSNWQPGYPMGRVMVERGHKRAVTLTWKYAGGEEILGGFKEGYEKAGGKVVEELYLPFPNTEFQALLTKIAEIKPDAVFVFFAGGGAVKFVKDYHAAGLRKSIPLYSTGFLTDGTLKAQGEAAEGLLTTLHYGDGLDTPKDNAFRTAFEARGKGEADVYAVQGYDAAQMLAAGLDAVKGDVGARADLVKGIERATIDSPRGPFTVGKNHNPIQDIYLREVKNGKNIVVGVAAKALMDPGRGCKLA; encoded by the coding sequence ATGACATTGACAAATCGTAATATGTGCACCGGCATAAGCCGCCGCACCGCACTTAAGGGCGTCGCCGGCGTTGCGGTAGCCGCGGGCTTCGCGCCCGTCCGCTCCGCCACAGGCCAAATCGCGCCGGTCAAGGTGGGCTTCTTGCTGCCTTACTCCGGAACCTATGCCGCCTTAGGCAACAACATCACCGAGGCCTTTAAACTTTATGTGGAGGAGCGCGGTGGCAAACTCGGCGGCAGGCCCGTCGAGTACGTTGCGGTCGACGATGAATCCGATCCGGGCAAGGCGGCGGACAACACCAACAAGCTCGTGACCCGCGACAAGGTCGATGTTATCGTCGGCACCGTCCACTCCGGCGTTCAACTAGGCGTTTCGAAAGTCGCGCGCGACACCAATTCCTTGCTAATCATTCCCAACGCGGGCGTGAACGCCGCGACCGGCAGCCTCTGCGCATCGGGCATTTTCCGCAGCTCGTTCTCGAACTGGCAGCCCGGCTACCCGATGGGCCGCGTGATGGTAGAGCGCGGCCATAAGCGGGCCGTCACGTTGACCTGGAAGTATGCCGGTGGCGAGGAAATCCTGGGCGGCTTCAAGGAAGGCTACGAAAAAGCCGGCGGCAAAGTCGTCGAAGAACTGTACCTGCCATTCCCCAACACCGAATTCCAGGCCCTGCTCACCAAGATCGCCGAGATCAAGCCTGACGCGGTGTTCGTATTCTTCGCCGGCGGCGGCGCGGTGAAGTTCGTCAAAGATTACCACGCCGCGGGGCTACGCAAGTCGATACCGCTGTACAGCACTGGCTTCCTGACCGATGGAACGCTCAAAGCGCAGGGCGAAGCCGCCGAAGGGCTGCTCACCACCCTACATTACGGCGACGGCCTTGACACACCGAAGGACAACGCCTTCCGGACCGCTTTCGAGGCGCGCGGCAAAGGTGAGGCAGATGTCTACGCCGTCCAGGGCTACGACGCGGCGCAGATGTTGGCCGCTGGCCTCGACGCCGTGAAGGGCGACGTTGGCGCGCGGGCCGATCTGGTAAAGGGCATTGAGCGTGCGACAATCGATAGCCCGCGCGGCCCATTCACCGTCGGCAAGAACCACAATCCCATACAGGACATCTACCTGCGTGAAGTCAAAAACGGCAAGAACATCGTCGTCGGCGTGGCCGCCAAGGCCCTGATGGACCCGGGCCGCGGCTGCAAATTGGCCTGA
- a CDS encoding benzoate-CoA ligase family protein: protein MSLAQLCEPQPGLRTNIVDYLLEHSAAPEHASRPYIIAPDRSWSFGDLSERVGRIGNLLKSLDVKPGDRVLFSAMDGVDFPAVMLGIMKIGAVALPINTYLKPHDYQYFIADSDAQVVILDHGLIPTIEQIRPALPRLRHIITLRGPADGYPLLDDLIVTQSAQCASYPTDPNAMAFWLYSSGSTGQPKGVVHTGNHMFWATELFGLGALEITKDDIILSPPKMYFAFGLGNQVYFPIRSGAQVVVNPDAITPQRVWELWLKHEPTAVFGVPTLFAGMLRYAEEHIGQERVRAASTRLRLCISGGEILPPTLMRRWRDYVGVDILDGFGTTEMTHMFLINRPGQPVPGSCGRLVAGYSAEVVDDEGRPVPKGEIGNLRMFGPSAAREYWNKPEHTALTMAKGGVLTGDKVFEDEDGNFFMVGRADDMLRVGGIWVSPAEVEGVIAQHANVLECAVIGTPDEDNMIKPKAFVVPRAPVADNAAFVADLRAFVRERLAHVKCPRWFAVVQELPKTSTGKIQRFRLRAGEGGAAPA from the coding sequence ATGAGTCTGGCGCAACTGTGCGAGCCGCAACCGGGTCTGCGCACGAATATCGTCGATTATCTGTTGGAACATTCGGCGGCGCCGGAGCATGCTTCGCGGCCGTATATCATCGCGCCGGACCGATCGTGGAGCTTCGGTGATCTTTCCGAACGCGTAGGCCGCATCGGTAATCTGCTCAAGTCGTTGGACGTGAAGCCGGGCGACCGTGTGCTGTTCAGCGCGATGGACGGCGTCGACTTTCCCGCAGTGATGCTCGGTATCATGAAGATCGGCGCGGTCGCGCTGCCGATCAATACCTATCTGAAGCCGCACGATTATCAGTATTTCATTGCGGACAGCGATGCGCAGGTTGTGATCCTCGATCATGGCCTGATACCGACAATCGAGCAGATTCGTCCCGCGCTTCCGCGGTTGCGGCACATCATCACGCTACGCGGGCCCGCCGACGGCTATCCGTTGCTTGACGATTTGATCGTGACACAGAGTGCGCAATGCGCGAGCTATCCGACTGATCCCAATGCGATGGCCTTCTGGCTCTACAGCTCCGGCAGTACCGGCCAGCCAAAGGGCGTCGTGCACACCGGTAACCACATGTTCTGGGCTACCGAACTGTTCGGGCTCGGGGCGCTCGAGATCACCAAGGACGACATCATCCTGTCGCCGCCGAAGATGTATTTCGCATTCGGCCTTGGCAATCAAGTCTATTTCCCGATCCGCAGCGGCGCTCAGGTCGTTGTCAACCCGGACGCGATCACGCCGCAACGCGTGTGGGAATTATGGCTAAAACACGAGCCGACCGCGGTGTTCGGCGTGCCAACCTTGTTCGCCGGCATGCTGCGCTACGCCGAGGAACACATCGGTCAGGAGCGCGTGCGCGCGGCGTCGACGCGGCTGCGGTTGTGCATCAGCGGCGGCGAGATTCTTCCACCGACGTTGATGCGGCGTTGGCGCGATTATGTCGGCGTCGACATTCTTGATGGCTTCGGCACGACCGAAATGACGCACATGTTCCTCATCAACCGGCCCGGCCAGCCGGTGCCCGGCAGCTGCGGCCGGCTGGTTGCCGGCTACAGCGCCGAGGTGGTGGACGATGAAGGCCGGCCGGTGCCGAAAGGCGAAATCGGCAACTTACGCATGTTCGGCCCATCGGCGGCGCGCGAATACTGGAACAAGCCGGAACACACTGCACTGACCATGGCCAAAGGCGGCGTGCTCACAGGCGACAAGGTCTTCGAGGATGAGGACGGCAACTTCTTCATGGTCGGACGTGCCGACGACATGCTGCGCGTCGGCGGCATCTGGGTGTCGCCCGCGGAAGTGGAAGGTGTGATCGCGCAGCACGCCAATGTCCTGGAATGTGCGGTGATCGGCACGCCCGACGAGGACAACATGATCAAGCCGAAAGCCTTCGTGGTGCCGCGCGCGCCGGTCGCCGACAACGCGGCATTCGTCGCCGATCTGCGCGCCTTCGTGCGCGAGCGCCTGGCGCATGTGAAGTGCCCGCGCTGGTTCGCCGTCGTGCAGGAACTGCCCAAGACCAGCACCGGCAAGATCCAGCGGTTCCGCCTGCGCGCGGGCGAAGGCGGTGCCGCGCCGGCCTGA
- a CDS encoding FAS1-like dehydratase domain-containing protein encodes MRMERSGHSYPPYRLKPDRALARKFMAGLGIDGDPERVPPTYMIFLRGETLGVDLFADLDIPRQKALHGGQRYEWFEPIGWDDELAVHAKVDNIVEKQGKRGPVWFADVTFDYRRVSDDKLVLRELTRLVRQS; translated from the coding sequence ATGCGCATGGAGCGTTCAGGTCACAGCTATCCGCCTTACCGGCTCAAGCCGGATCGTGCGCTCGCCCGCAAATTCATGGCCGGGCTCGGCATCGATGGCGATCCCGAGCGGGTGCCGCCGACCTACATGATCTTCTTGCGTGGCGAGACGCTCGGCGTCGATCTGTTCGCCGATCTCGACATTCCGCGCCAGAAGGCGCTGCACGGCGGCCAGCGTTACGAATGGTTCGAGCCGATCGGCTGGGACGACGAACTCGCCGTGCATGCCAAGGTCGACAACATCGTCGAGAAGCAGGGCAAGCGCGGGCCGGTCTGGTTCGCCGACGTCACTTTCGATTATCGCCGCGTAAGCGACGACAAGCTCGTGCTGCGGGAACTCACGCGGTTGGTGAGGCAGTCATGA
- a CDS encoding MaoC/PaaZ C-terminal domain-containing protein, with the protein MSTMKAGDVLFEVMLPPAGRARLAAFSEGTQDPNPIHVDEAFAKAAGFPTVLQQGPMTTAQFARLLEEHAGAGRIRVLDVFFTAPVFPKDALVLKAEVTEVGEVIRCVLTANKLDGGQTAKGTAELKR; encoded by the coding sequence ATGAGCACGATGAAGGCCGGCGACGTCCTGTTCGAAGTCATGCTACCGCCCGCGGGCCGCGCGCGGCTGGCCGCTTTCTCCGAGGGCACGCAGGACCCGAACCCGATTCATGTTGACGAGGCCTTCGCCAAGGCCGCGGGCTTTCCCACCGTGTTGCAGCAAGGGCCGATGACCACGGCGCAGTTCGCGCGTCTGCTCGAGGAGCATGCCGGCGCAGGGCGCATCCGGGTTCTCGACGTCTTCTTCACTGCACCGGTGTTTCCCAAGGACGCACTCGTGCTCAAGGCGGAAGTGACGGAGGTCGGCGAGGTCATCCGCTGCGTGCTCACAGCCAACAAACTCGATGGCGGGCAGACCGCCAAAGGCACAGCCGAGCTGAAGCGGTGA
- a CDS encoding thiolase family protein: MAKAPPHIPLVAGGMVGPFGRFTDRSLVDIALPVVQGALKDAGLAAADVQAAFVGNAFGGAIVDQESIMAQVLLAPAGIRGVPMQTVKNACSSGSSAVHLAWSAIAYGQYDCVLVLGAERLTHADKRRSFAALATATDHKSVDENRSVFMDVNAARANRYMERYGATQRHFAQVAVKNRAHAVMNERASLRTPITVDEVLSDRVIIAPLTRAMCGGVVDGAACVVLVSPDFARKRGLSHTSRVVASGLVSGLPDGDESGNATARAGQAAYAQAGIDPREIAVAEVHDASAPQELFDIEDLALCGRGEAIRLLEDGDTALGGRMPVNVSGGLTSRGHPVGATGVAQIVEIHEQLMGRAGARQAGAPKVGLAQMAGGLLGQDSAVATVHILTV; the protein is encoded by the coding sequence ATGGCCAAGGCACCCCCTCATATCCCGTTGGTCGCCGGCGGCATGGTCGGTCCCTTCGGCCGCTTCACCGACCGCTCGCTGGTCGACATAGCGTTGCCGGTGGTACAGGGGGCACTGAAGGACGCCGGCCTTGCTGCCGCCGACGTGCAGGCGGCCTTCGTCGGCAATGCCTTCGGCGGCGCCATCGTCGATCAGGAGTCGATCATGGCGCAGGTGCTGCTAGCACCGGCGGGTATTCGCGGCGTGCCGATGCAGACGGTCAAGAATGCCTGCTCGAGCGGATCGAGCGCCGTGCATCTGGCGTGGAGCGCGATCGCCTACGGCCAATACGACTGCGTGTTGGTGCTCGGCGCCGAGCGTCTCACGCATGCGGACAAGCGCCGCTCCTTCGCGGCGCTGGCGACGGCAACCGACCACAAGAGCGTCGATGAGAACCGCTCGGTGTTCATGGACGTGAATGCCGCACGCGCCAACCGTTACATGGAGCGCTACGGCGCGACGCAACGCCATTTCGCCCAGGTCGCGGTCAAAAACCGCGCCCATGCCGTAATGAACGAGCGCGCTAGCTTGCGAACGCCAATCACCGTGGACGAGGTCCTGAGCGACCGCGTCATCATTGCGCCGCTGACGCGCGCGATGTGCGGCGGTGTGGTCGACGGCGCGGCCTGCGTGGTGCTCGTCTCGCCAGATTTCGCCCGCAAGCGGGGGCTGTCGCACACGAGCCGTGTCGTTGCCTCCGGTCTTGTTTCCGGCCTGCCGGACGGCGATGAGAGCGGCAACGCCACGGCGCGGGCGGGGCAAGCCGCCTACGCGCAAGCCGGCATCGATCCGAGGGAGATCGCGGTCGCCGAGGTGCACGACGCCAGCGCGCCGCAGGAACTGTTCGACATTGAGGACCTCGCACTGTGCGGCCGTGGCGAGGCGATCCGCCTGCTCGAAGACGGCGACACGGCACTCGGCGGCCGCATGCCGGTCAATGTGAGCGGCGGTCTGACCAGCCGCGGTCATCCGGTCGGCGCCACGGGTGTCGCGCAGATCGTCGAGATTCACGAACAACTCATGGGTCGCGCGGGCGCGCGGCAGGCCGGCGCGCCCAAAGTCGGGCTCGCGCAGATGGCCGGTGGCCTGCTCGGCCAGGATTCGGCCGTGGCGACGGTTCATATCTTGACGGTGTAG
- a CDS encoding aldehyde dehydrogenase family protein, producing MAYEIPRSYDLFINNAWHRSSSNEVIEARSPLTGEVLCTVPDASARDVVEAVFAAKVAWPAWYRLGARKRAEAIFALADRLMAEIDRFAWLETANTGKPWRESYANVATAADRLRYYASVARALEGNALPDGGNILSYDIREPLGIVGIIGAWNFPLNMFLGKIAPAIATGNAVIYKPADTTPITTLEIAKLIAETLPSGVVNVLTGRGSTTGEAIVSHPDIVKISLTGSVATGRAAMAAAAPSGKQLTLELGGKNAQLVFPDADLDRAAQGILLGAFMNQGQVCTSGSRVYAHHQIADELMRRILELIPRLRIGDPFDKDTRVGTLAHRAHMERVLHYIDIGKAEGARLVTGGGRAKVGKYPDGLFLQPTIFDNVVSDMVVATQEIFGPVMTFQRWGEEFELLSMANGLDYGLAAGIWTENLGRAHRMARAVEAGRVWINCYNLFPSGAAFGGTKASGHGREDAFETMLEFTQVKNVIADISERQRAFF from the coding sequence ATGGCTTACGAGATTCCGCGCAGCTACGACCTGTTCATCAACAACGCATGGCATCGTTCGTCGTCGAATGAGGTGATCGAAGCCCGCAGTCCGCTCACCGGCGAGGTGCTTTGCACGGTGCCGGATGCGAGCGCGCGCGACGTGGTGGAAGCGGTGTTCGCCGCCAAGGTGGCGTGGCCGGCGTGGTATCGGCTGGGCGCCCGCAAACGCGCTGAGGCGATCTTCGCGCTGGCCGACCGCCTGATGGCGGAGATCGACCGTTTCGCTTGGCTGGAAACCGCCAACACCGGCAAGCCCTGGCGTGAAAGTTACGCCAACGTCGCCACCGCCGCCGACCGCCTGCGTTATTATGCCAGCGTCGCACGCGCGCTCGAAGGCAATGCGTTGCCGGATGGCGGCAATATCCTGAGCTATGACATCCGCGAGCCGTTGGGCATCGTCGGGATCATCGGCGCCTGGAATTTTCCGCTCAACATGTTCCTCGGCAAGATCGCGCCTGCGATCGCCACCGGCAATGCCGTCATCTACAAGCCCGCCGATACGACGCCGATCACGACTCTCGAGATCGCTAAGCTGATCGCCGAAACGCTGCCGTCGGGTGTCGTCAACGTGCTCACCGGCCGCGGATCGACCACGGGCGAGGCGATCGTCTCGCATCCCGACATCGTGAAGATCTCGCTGACCGGTTCGGTCGCGACCGGCCGCGCCGCCATGGCCGCCGCGGCACCTTCGGGCAAGCAACTGACGCTCGAACTCGGCGGCAAGAATGCGCAGCTCGTGTTTCCGGACGCCGATCTCGACCGGGCGGCGCAGGGCATTCTGCTCGGCGCCTTCATGAACCAGGGGCAGGTCTGCACCTCCGGCTCGCGCGTATATGCGCATCATCAGATCGCCGACGAACTCATGCGGCGCATTCTCGAACTGATCCCGCGCCTGCGCATCGGCGATCCGTTCGACAAGGATACGCGCGTCGGTACGCTGGCCCATCGCGCGCATATGGAGCGCGTGCTGCACTACATCGACATCGGTAAGGCCGAAGGCGCACGACTCGTCACCGGCGGCGGCCGCGCCAAGGTCGGCAAGTATCCCGACGGCCTGTTTCTGCAGCCGACGATCTTCGACAACGTCGTCTCCGACATGGTGGTTGCGACGCAGGAGATCTTCGGGCCGGTCATGACCTTCCAGCGCTGGGGCGAGGAGTTCGAGCTCCTGAGCATGGCCAACGGCCTGGACTACGGGCTTGCCGCCGGCATCTGGACCGAGAATCTCGGACGCGCTCACCGCATGGCGCGCGCAGTGGAGGCCGGCCGCGTCTGGATCAATTGTTACAACCTGTTCCCCTCAGGCGCTGCCTTCGGCGGCACCAAGGCCAGCGGCCACGGCCGTGAAGACGCCTTCGAGACGATGCTCGAGTTCACCCAAGTAAAGAACGTCATCGCCGATATTTCCGAACGCCAGCGCGCGTTCTTCTGA
- a CDS encoding Phenylacetic acid catabolic protein — translation MLQLNPNQTGIGNVTPDDFFTQDDEFTKLQLNIIAIHVVSEEFGADTFEQSILRAPTADMKMRMAKTVMEEYGHHLRFRKLLEDLKLDWKEVTKNKGHLTTFDVPIDTWADQMVFLALVDRAAAHQFRHFIKSPYEPFRRACQETLNEEYGHVGLGMDGVKDLLRTPEGKAEVAKSVMKWLPVGLASFGNPNSKTNERYRHWGLKSDTNEGMRETYYQQVKAFITKEWGVPLPETADEFIQQKLGGNLSAHAIYVAG, via the coding sequence ATGCTGCAACTCAATCCGAACCAGACCGGCATCGGCAATGTCACGCCGGACGACTTCTTCACTCAGGATGACGAGTTCACCAAGCTTCAGCTCAATATCATTGCCATCCACGTGGTGAGCGAGGAGTTCGGGGCCGATACGTTCGAGCAGAGCATCCTGCGCGCGCCGACGGCCGACATGAAAATGCGCATGGCCAAGACCGTGATGGAGGAATACGGGCATCATCTGCGCTTCCGTAAGCTGCTCGAGGATCTCAAGCTCGATTGGAAGGAGGTGACCAAGAACAAAGGCCATCTGACGACCTTCGACGTGCCGATCGACACCTGGGCCGATCAGATGGTGTTCCTGGCGTTGGTCGATCGTGCCGCCGCGCATCAGTTCCGCCACTTCATCAAGTCGCCTTACGAGCCGTTCCGCCGCGCATGCCAGGAGACGTTGAACGAAGAATACGGCCATGTTGGCCTCGGCATGGACGGTGTCAAGGATCTGTTGCGCACGCCGGAAGGCAAGGCCGAGGTCGCGAAGTCGGTTATGAAGTGGCTGCCGGTTGGCCTCGCTTCATTCGGCAATCCGAATTCGAAGACCAACGAACGCTATCGCCACTGGGGCCTGAAGTCCGACACTAATGAAGGCATGCGTGAGACCTATTATCAGCAGGTGAAGGCCTTCATCACCAAGGAATGGGGCGTGCCGCTGCCGGAGACTGCGGATGAGTTCATCCAGCAGAAGCTCGGCGGCAATCTCTCGGCGCACGCCATTTACGTCGCCGGTTGA
- a CDS encoding 2Fe-2S iron-sulfur cluster-binding protein, whose amino-acid sequence MNARVASETFAVAIEPSSHEITCRGDQTLLDSCIQNGIPARYNCRSGECGECIASLLSGKVYEMPGADPAIFTDTHRAAGKLLLCMCFPRTDVKLNVSLVQDAPAIRPTAINTMVESVEQVTPTIYKVRVETPGLVEYRAGQCFEWVVPEIKPNRMYSAANRPGDAAIEFHVRVYPGGRIGTFVSEHLSPGQSLKLLGPFGNFGLSTSDWRPSICIAGGTGLAPIHAMLDDAFARGDNRPIHFFYGARSQEELYCLKTLNLWAAKHDSFTFTPVLSDEPEGSGWTGARGLVTDVAAAQLQDAFGLEAYLCGPPAMIDAAVEVLEAAGFSDSDIHADRFVQAR is encoded by the coding sequence ATGAACGCGCGCGTGGCTTCGGAAACATTCGCGGTCGCTATCGAGCCGTCGAGTCACGAAATCACGTGCCGCGGCGACCAGACCCTGCTCGATAGCTGCATCCAGAACGGCATCCCCGCGCGGTATAACTGCCGCTCCGGCGAATGCGGCGAATGCATCGCCTCGCTGCTCAGCGGCAAGGTCTACGAGATGCCGGGCGCCGATCCGGCCATCTTCACCGATACGCATCGGGCAGCGGGCAAGCTCCTGCTCTGCATGTGCTTCCCGCGCACGGATGTGAAGCTGAACGTCTCGCTCGTGCAGGACGCGCCGGCAATACGCCCGACGGCGATCAACACCATGGTCGAGAGCGTCGAGCAGGTCACGCCGACGATCTACAAGGTGCGCGTCGAAACGCCGGGGCTCGTCGAATACCGCGCAGGCCAATGCTTCGAATGGGTCGTGCCAGAGATCAAGCCGAACCGCATGTATTCGGCGGCCAACCGCCCCGGCGACGCGGCAATCGAGTTTCACGTGCGGGTTTATCCGGGGGGCCGAATTGGTACGTTCGTGAGCGAGCACCTGTCGCCGGGCCAGAGTCTCAAGCTTCTCGGCCCCTTCGGCAATTTTGGGCTTTCCACCAGCGATTGGCGGCCCTCGATCTGCATCGCCGGGGGCACCGGATTGGCACCGATCCACGCCATGCTCGATGACGCCTTCGCACGCGGTGATAACCGGCCGATCCATTTCTTTTATGGCGCGCGCAGCCAAGAGGAGCTCTACTGCCTCAAGACGCTGAACCTCTGGGCGGCTAAGCACGACAGCTTTACCTTCACGCCGGTTCTATCGGATGAGCCGGAGGGCTCAGGCTGGACCGGCGCGCGCGGGCTTGTCACCGACGTTGCCGCCGCACAATTGCAGGATGCATTCGGGCTTGAGGCCTATCTCTGCGGACCGCCCGCCATGATCGATGCGGCCGTCGAGGTCTTGGAAGCGGCGGGGTTTTCCGATAGCGACATCCACGCTGATCGCTTCGTGCAAGCCCGATGA
- a CDS encoding alpha/beta fold hydrolase: MSDGAVIRLRQYGRTGGKRLALSHGNGLAINAYLPFWLPLADEFDLILFDVRNHGENPLHEPAAHNWDRFARDMSEIFTGINDTFGQKPIVGVFHSLSAVAALLHAVNARAPWSALALFDPPLYPPHGHPLQPLEQADMDDRTRRARRRPEQYESPEQFAAQLRRGPAFTGWVPGAHLLFAESTLKQEAAGGWVLRNPRELEAHVYETNVDLSIWPRISSLNCPVILIGADPAHSFAMPPALICKAIHDEHGVDYVMVPDTTHFLQIEKPEACRRALKDFVTRLG; the protein is encoded by the coding sequence ATGAGCGACGGCGCCGTGATCCGGCTACGCCAATACGGCCGAACCGGTGGCAAGCGCCTGGCGCTCAGCCACGGCAATGGTCTTGCCATCAACGCCTATCTGCCATTCTGGCTACCGCTCGCCGACGAATTCGACCTTATTTTGTTTGACGTACGTAATCATGGCGAAAATCCGCTGCATGAGCCGGCGGCGCATAATTGGGATCGCTTCGCCCGCGACATGAGCGAGATCTTCACCGGCATCAACGATACGTTCGGACAAAAGCCGATCGTCGGCGTCTTTCATTCGCTCTCCGCGGTGGCCGCGCTGCTGCATGCGGTGAATGCCCGAGCGCCATGGTCGGCGCTCGCGCTGTTCGATCCGCCGCTTTATCCGCCACACGGCCACCCGCTGCAGCCGCTCGAGCAGGCCGACATGGATGACCGCACGCGGCGCGCACGCCGGCGCCCAGAGCAATATGAATCGCCCGAGCAGTTCGCTGCGCAGCTGCGGCGTGGGCCGGCCTTCACCGGATGGGTGCCCGGCGCGCATCTTTTGTTCGCCGAGAGCACATTGAAGCAGGAGGCTGCCGGCGGCTGGGTGTTGCGCAATCCGCGCGAGTTGGAAGCGCATGTCTACGAAACCAATGTAGACCTAAGTATCTGGCCGCGCATCTCGTCGTTGAATTGTCCGGTTATCCTCATTGGCGCCGATCCGGCGCATTCGTTCGCGATGCCGCCGGCGCTGATCTGCAAGGCGATCCACGACGAACACGGCGTGGACTACGTGATGGTTCCGGACACCACCCATTTCTTGCAGATCGAGAAGCCGGAGGCCTGTCGGCGCGCGCTCAAGGACTTCGTCACGCGCCTGGGCTGA
- a CDS encoding TetR/AcrR family transcriptional regulator yields the protein MIVTRADRVAVFTSVHRSPPAVEHSPFRHQAGIDACPVRTSIMKSPKAKPADKPVKPKKSKLRREAILRHALALFDLHGFANTSLDDIARETGIKREAIYYYFKNRAEILLCIIRPQTRSLVDGLDAVVKSDADSTTKLYEAIRNHLQRFDRHCLEMTISLRDVYLDDAKEVRREMDKIWRQYESMWTQIVAEGQASGQFAQVGDPKMVAFAILGMCNWLARWYDPRKSVSVEELIETYFSMLAYGLVKQRDAKEVGSPVLTAKRASSSERLRFVVTSGRDGGAAR from the coding sequence ATGATCGTCACCCGCGCCGATCGCGTCGCCGTCTTCACCTCCGTACACCGCTCGCCTCCGGCGGTGGAACACTCGCCTTTCCGCCACCAGGCTGGTATTGATGCTTGCCCTGTACGGACGAGCATTATGAAGTCGCCGAAAGCCAAGCCCGCCGATAAGCCGGTCAAGCCGAAAAAATCCAAACTGCGGCGCGAGGCCATCCTCAGGCACGCTCTGGCGCTGTTCGATCTGCACGGTTTTGCCAATACCTCGCTTGACGACATCGCGCGCGAGACGGGCATCAAGCGTGAGGCGATTTATTACTACTTCAAGAATCGCGCCGAGATCCTGCTCTGCATCATCCGGCCGCAGACGCGATCGCTAGTCGACGGCCTGGATGCGGTCGTGAAGTCGGACGCCGACAGTACGACCAAGCTCTACGAGGCGATCCGCAACCATCTGCAGCGGTTCGACCGTCACTGTTTGGAAATGACCATCAGCCTGCGTGACGTCTATCTCGATGACGCCAAGGAAGTGCGGCGCGAGATGGACAAGATCTGGCGCCAGTACGAAAGCATGTGGACGCAGATCGTTGCCGAAGGGCAGGCGTCGGGGCAATTCGCCCAGGTTGGCGATCCCAAGATGGTCGCATTCGCCATTCTCGGCATGTGCAACTGGCTTGCGCGTTGGTATGACCCGCGCAAGTCAGTTTCGGTCGAAGAGCTGATCGAAACGTACTTCTCCATGTTGGCCTACGGCTTGGTCAAGCAGCGCGACGCCAAAGAGGTTGGGTCACCTGTACTCACGGCCAAGCGCGCCAGCTCGTCCGAGCGGCTGCGGTTTGTGGTCACAAGCGGCCGCGATGGCGGCGCGGCGCGCTGA